One Vigna unguiculata cultivar IT97K-499-35 chromosome 7, ASM411807v1, whole genome shotgun sequence genomic region harbors:
- the LOC114189546 gene encoding flap endonuclease 1 isoform X2 produces MGIKGLTKLLSDNAPKSMKENKFESYFGRKIAVDASMSIYQFLIVVGRSGTEMLTNEAGEVTSHLQGMFSRTIRLLEAGMKPVYVFDGKPPDLKKQELAKRYSKRADATEDLSEALESANKEDIEKFSKRTVKVTKQHNDDCKRLLRLMGVPVVEAPSEAEAQCAALCKAGKVYAVASEDMDSLTFGAPKFLRHLMDPSSKKIPVMEFETAKILEGLNLTMDQFIDVCILSGCDYCESIRGIGGQTALKLIREHGSIENMLENINKERYQIPDNWPYQEARQLFKEPMVLTDEKELDIKWTAPDEEGLITFLVNENGFNSDRVTKAIEKIKAAKNKSSQGRLESFFKPTANPSVPIKRKETPPNNAKETNKKAKGAGGRKKK; encoded by the exons ATGGGTATTAAG GGTTTAACTAAGCTTTTGTCGGACAATGCTCCAAAGTCCATGAAGGAGAACAAATTCGAGAGCTACTTCGGTCGCAAGATTGCTGTTGATGCCAGCATGAGCATTTACCAGTTTCTT ATTGTTGTTGGAAGAAGCGGAACCGAAATGCTCACTAATGAAGCCGGTGAAGTTACCAG TCatttgcaagggatgttttcaCGGACAATCAGACTTCTTGAAGCTGGGATGAAGCCAGT ATATGTTTTTGATGGGAAGCCACCAGATTTGAAGAAACAAGAGCTGGCAAAACG TTATTCGAAGAGGGCAGATGCTACTGAGGATTTATCAGAAGCCTTAGAG AGTGCCAATAAAGAAGACATTGAGAAATTCAGTAAACGGACGGTGAAG GTGACAAAGCAGCATAATGATGACTGCAAAAGACTTTTAAGACTTATGGGCGTTCCCGTTGTTGAG GCACCCTCAGAAGCAGAGGCTCAATGTGCTGCACTTTGCAAAGCTGGAAAG GTTTATGCTGTGGCTTCTGAAGACATGGATTCCTTAACATTTGGTGCTCCTAAATTTCTTCGCCACTTAATGGATCCAAGCTCAAAAAAAATTCCAGTGATGGAATTTGAAACTGCAAAG ATTTTAGAGGGGCTAAATCTGACCATGGACCAATTTATTGACGTATGCATTCTTTCTGGCTGTGATTATTGTGAAAGTATTCGAG GAATTGGGGGACAGACAGCTTTGAAACTCATACGTGAACATGGCTCGATCGAAAATATGCTGGAAAACATAAACAAAGAGag GTACCAAATACCAGATAATTGGCCATATCAGGAGGCTCGGCAGCTTTTTAAAGAACCAATGGTCTTAACTGATGAAAAGGAACTTGATATTAAATGGACTGCTCCAGATGAAGAA GGGTTAATAACATTTCTAGTAAATGAGAATGGCTTCAACAGTGATAGAGTGACCAAG GCAATAGAAAAGATTAAAGCAGCAAAGAACAAATCATCGCAAGGCCG ACTGGAATCATTTTTTAAACCCACAGCAAATCCATCAGTACCGATCAAACGCAAG GAAACACCACCGAATAATGCTAAAGAAACTAACAAAAAGGCCAAGGGTGCTGGTGGTAGGAAGAAGAAATAG
- the LOC114189546 gene encoding flap endonuclease 1 isoform X1 gives MGIKGLTKLLSDNAPKSMKENKFESYFGRKIAVDASMSIYQFLIVVGRSGTEMLTNEAGEVTSHLQGMFSRTIRLLEAGMKPVYVFDGKPPDLKKQELAKRYSKRADATEDLSEALESANKEDIEKFSKRTVKVTKQHNDDCKRLLRLMGVPVVEAPSEAEAQCAALCKAGKVYAVASEDMDSLTFGAPKFLRHLMDPSSKKIPVMEFETAKILEGLNLTMDQFIDVCILSGCDYCESIRGIGGQTALKLIREHGSIENMLENINKERYQIPDNWPYQEARQLFKEPMVLTDEKELDIKWTAPDEEGLITFLVNENGFNSDRVTKAIEKIKAAKNKSSQGRLESFFKPTANPSVPIKRKEIKFMLRSFKPAIEHKMFSLQTCNWSRPMGFGNLSLPMYNLGSELHTFV, from the exons ATGGGTATTAAG GGTTTAACTAAGCTTTTGTCGGACAATGCTCCAAAGTCCATGAAGGAGAACAAATTCGAGAGCTACTTCGGTCGCAAGATTGCTGTTGATGCCAGCATGAGCATTTACCAGTTTCTT ATTGTTGTTGGAAGAAGCGGAACCGAAATGCTCACTAATGAAGCCGGTGAAGTTACCAG TCatttgcaagggatgttttcaCGGACAATCAGACTTCTTGAAGCTGGGATGAAGCCAGT ATATGTTTTTGATGGGAAGCCACCAGATTTGAAGAAACAAGAGCTGGCAAAACG TTATTCGAAGAGGGCAGATGCTACTGAGGATTTATCAGAAGCCTTAGAG AGTGCCAATAAAGAAGACATTGAGAAATTCAGTAAACGGACGGTGAAG GTGACAAAGCAGCATAATGATGACTGCAAAAGACTTTTAAGACTTATGGGCGTTCCCGTTGTTGAG GCACCCTCAGAAGCAGAGGCTCAATGTGCTGCACTTTGCAAAGCTGGAAAG GTTTATGCTGTGGCTTCTGAAGACATGGATTCCTTAACATTTGGTGCTCCTAAATTTCTTCGCCACTTAATGGATCCAAGCTCAAAAAAAATTCCAGTGATGGAATTTGAAACTGCAAAG ATTTTAGAGGGGCTAAATCTGACCATGGACCAATTTATTGACGTATGCATTCTTTCTGGCTGTGATTATTGTGAAAGTATTCGAG GAATTGGGGGACAGACAGCTTTGAAACTCATACGTGAACATGGCTCGATCGAAAATATGCTGGAAAACATAAACAAAGAGag GTACCAAATACCAGATAATTGGCCATATCAGGAGGCTCGGCAGCTTTTTAAAGAACCAATGGTCTTAACTGATGAAAAGGAACTTGATATTAAATGGACTGCTCCAGATGAAGAA GGGTTAATAACATTTCTAGTAAATGAGAATGGCTTCAACAGTGATAGAGTGACCAAG GCAATAGAAAAGATTAAAGCAGCAAAGAACAAATCATCGCAAGGCCG ACTGGAATCATTTTTTAAACCCACAGCAAATCCATCAGTACCGATCAAACGCAAG GAAATCAAATTCATGCTTAGATCTTTCAAACCAGCAATTGAGCATAAGATGTTCTCTCTGCAAACTTGTAACTGGTCAAGGCCCATGGGTTTTGGCAACTTGAGCTTGCCAATGTATAATCTGGGTTCCGAGCTCCATACCTTTGTCTAG